The DNA window GTGCGGCTTCATCCTGTTTGCATCCCGGTTATGAGCTCCACCCGCCCCTCTCCCACGAGCTCCTCGATCGCCGCCCGGAGCGAGGGTGCCGCGGAGACCCGAAATCTGTCCGCGGCGCGGACCTCGATCCCGGCTCCGTCCTCCCCCTCCAGCCGGAGGACCACCGGGACCCTTCCCCTGTCGGAAGTCAGGCGGGCGGAGATGAGGCCGAGCTTCTCCGGGACCGCGTCCTCCGCCCGCAGCCGGATCAGGAGGATGGCGCTCCCCCTCTTCTCGAGATCGGAGATGGGGAAGACCTCCTGCACCACCAGGTTCGGGGTTCCGTTCCGCACCCCGGAGAGGACCCGCATCCCGATGAGCTCGTCCACCCGGAGGATGTCCCCTGCCGTTGCGAGCACGCGGGGAAAGACGGTCGCTTCCACCTCCCCGCGTCCGTCCTCCACCGTGACGAACGCCATCGGATCCCCCTTCTTCGTCGCGATCTTCCGGATCGCCTTCACCCTCCCCCCGACCAGCGCCTCATCCCCCTCGGGGAGGGAGGCGACCGCAGAGAGCGGAGTGGCGTACAGGGATAGGAGCTCGCGGTAGCGGTCGAGGGGGTGAGCACTCACGTAGAGCCCGAGGAGCTCCCGCTCGAACGTGAGCAGCTCCTCCGGGGTAAATTCTTCCGCCGGGACGGTGGGGTCGACCGGGAGGGAGTCGGTGACCTCGAAGAACGAACGCTGCCCGCTCGTTCGCTCCCGGCGGGAGATCTGCATCAGCTCGAGCCCGTCGGAGAGGCGGGCGAGAAGGCCCTTGCGCGTCTGGCCGAGGGAGTCGAACGCTCCCGCCTTGATCAGCGCCTCGAGGGCCTCGCGATCGACTCCGTCCCCGTCCACCCGGCGGCACAGGTCGAAGAACGATTTGTACCCGTCCCCGCGGGCGGAGATGATCCGCGCGATCGCTCCGGAGCCGACGTGCTTGATCGCCCCGAGCCCGAACCGGATCTTCCCCTCCGCCACCGGGGTGAAGTCGTGCTCGCTCTCGTTTATATCCGGGGGGAGGACCTCGATTCCCATCTCCTTGCACTCCCCGATGTACTCCGCGACCTTGTCCGTGTCCCCCTGCACGCTCGTGAGCAGGCTCGCCATGAAGTGGGTCGGGTAATGGGCCTTGAGGTAGGCGGTCCAGTAGGAGACGAACGCGTAGGCGGTGGTGTGCGACTTGTTGAACCCATAGCGGGAGAACTTCTCCATCTCATCGAACGTCTGGGTCGCCTTGTCGCGCGGGATCCCATTGGCGACGCATCCGGCGATGAACTTCTCCCGCAGGCTCGCCATGATGTCCTTCTTCTTCTTTCCCATCGCCTTTCTCAGGATGTCCGCCTCGGCGAGGGAGAATCCGGCGAGGTGTCGGGCCATCAGCATCAGTTGATCCTGATAGATCGGGAGCCCGTACGTGTCGGCGAGGACCTCCTTCAGCTTGGGATGGGGATAGGTGACCGGGCGGCGGCCGTGGCGGCGCTCCACGTACTCATCGGCCATCCCGCTCTCGAGCGGCCCGGGACGATAGAGGGCGAGCAGTGCAATCAGGTCCTCGAACCGGTCCGGCTGTACCCGCTTGATCAACCCGGTCATCCCCGAGCTCTCCAGCTGGAATATCCCGGCCGTCTTCCCCTCCCGGAGCAGGGCGAACGTCTCCGGGTCGTCGAGCGGGATCTTTTCCAGCTCGATCTCGATCCCATCCCGACGCAACGCTTGGCACGTGTCGTCGAGCAGGGTGAGGTTGCGCAGCCCGAGGAAGTCGAACTTCAACAGCCCGACCGCCTCGACGTCGGTCATGTCGTACTGGGTGACGCACTCCCCGTCGGTCAGCCGGAGGAGAGGAACGTGGTTGATCAGGGCGTCCGGGGCGATCACCACCCCGGCGGCGTGGGTCGAGGTGTTGCGGGAGAGGCCCTCGAGGCGGAGGCCGATGTCGATGATCTGGCGGACCTTGTCGTCCGTCTCGTACAGGTCACGCAGCTCGGCCACCTTCTCCACCGCCACCTTCAGCCGATAGCCGAACGGGATTAGCTTGGCGAGCCGGTCGGTGACCGCGTACGGGACCCCAAGGACGCGGCCGACGTCGCGCACCACGCTGCGGGCGGCCATCCGGTCGTAGGTCGCGATCTGGGCCATCTTGTCCTTCCCGTACTTCTCCTGCACGTACTGGATCACCCGGTCGCGGCCGCGTACGCAGAAGTCGATGTCGAAATCGGGCATGCTGATCCGCTCCGGGTTGAGGAACCGCTCGAAGATCAGGTTGTACTTGAGGGGGTCGACGCTGGTGATCCCGAGGGCATAAGCGACCAGGCTCCCGGCCGCCGATCCCCGCCCCGGTCCGACCGGGATCCCCTCCTCGCGGGCGAACCGGACGAAGTCCCACACGATCAGGAAGTAGGTGGCGTAGTTCATCCGCTCGATCACGGAAAGCTCGTACTCGAGCCGTTCCTTGACTGCCCCCTCCACGCTCCCGTATCGTTCCTTCGCTCCCTGGTACGCGAGCTTGCGCAGGTAGGAGTTCGGGTCGGACTCCCCCGCAGGAAGGGAAAACGGGGGGATCATCGTTTTTCCGAACGGGATCTCCAGGTTGCAGCGGTCGGCGATGACGCGGGTGTTCTCGATCGCCTCGGGGACGTCCGCGAACAGCTCCTCCATCTCGTCCCCGCAGCGGAAGTGGTACCCCTCCCCGTCGAAGGTGCGGTGATCGGGGTCGGAGAGGGTCTTGTTGGCGCGGATGTTGAGCAGGACCTCATGGGCGAGGCGATCCTCCGGATTCAAGTAGTGGACATCGTTCGTTGCCACCAACGGAAGATCGAGGCGCCGCGCCAGCTCGATCAGCTTCTCCTTCAGGGCCTTACCCCGATCGGTCCCGTGGTCCTGGAGCTCGATGTAGAAGTTCCCCTTCCCAAAGATCTCGGCGTACTCGCGTGCCGCCTTCTCCGCCGCCTTCTCCTTCCCCGCCATCAGCAGCCGCGGGATCTCCCCGCTCTCGCAGGCAGACAGGGCGATCAGGCCGTCGCGGTACTGGCGAAGGAGCTCCTTGTCGGCGCGCGGCTTGTAGTAGAACCCCTCGGTGTGGGCGCGGCTGACGATCGCGATCAGGTTCCGGTACCCGATCTCGTTCTCCGCGAGGAGGACGAGGTGGTAGTAGCGGTTTCCCGCCTGGGGGGTGCGGTCGTGCCTGCTCTTCGGAGCGAGGTAGATCTCGCAGCCGATGATCGGCTTTATCCCCTTCTTCTGCGCCGCGCGGTAGAACTTCACCGCCCCGCTCATCACCCCGTGGTCGGTCAACGCGAGGGCGTCCATCCCGCACGCCGCCGCCCGGTCGAGGAGGTCGGGGATGCGGCAGGACGAATCGAGCAGGCTGTACTCGGAGTGCGTGTGCAGGTGGATAAACCCGGACATCAGTCTCCCTTCAGGAAGATGACCTTCTCCTCGCCCGGCTTCACCAGTCCGAGTTCCTTCCGCGCGAGGTACTCGATCGTCGCCGGATCGTCGGCATGGGCGAGCCGGTCGCGGAGGTCATTTTGGACCGCGAGGGCGACCCGCTCCTCTTGTGTGACGCGAGCGATCTCAGCGTGCAGGTGCCGGATCGTGAGGAACCGGTCGATGTAGATGAAGGAGAGGAGGCCGACGAGCATCAGGACAGCGATGAGGACGATCTTCTTTCCCCATCGCGGCTTGACGATCCATCCTTGCGCCTCGTCTCCTCCCCTCATCTTCCCCCGTTCGGTGACAGGCTACGGCCGGAACCGGGCCGGCCAGTCCGCCAGCCGCAGCTCGTACTCCTCCTCGATCCGGATCAGCCGGTTGTACTTCGCCACCCGCTCGGAACGGGAGATCGAACCGCTCTTGAGCTGTCCGCACGCCGTCCCGGTGGCAAGGTCGGCGATCGAGGTGTCCTCGGTCTCCCCGGAGCGGTGGGATACGACGCATGTGTAGCCGGCGGAGTGAGCAAGGTCCATCGTCTCCAGGGTCTCGGTTACCGTCCCGATCTGGTTCAGCTTGATGAGGATCGAGTTGGCGATCCCCATGTCGATCCCCCGCTGCAACAACTTGGGATTGGTGACGAAGTTGTCGTCCCCCACGATCTGGATCTTCTTTCCCAGCCGTGCGGTGATCAGCTGCCAGCCGGCGTCGTCCCCCTCGGCGAGCCCGTCCTCGATCGAGATGATCGGGTACTCGTCCACCCATTTCTCGTAGATCGCGACCAGTTCATCCGCCGGGAGGGTCTCCACCTGGCCGGCCACGGTGAAGCGGTACTTCCCATCGGAGAAGAAGCTCGACGCTGCGGCGTCGAGCGCCAGGGCCACGTCCTCTCCGGGTCGATATCCCGTCTTCTCGATCGCCTCTACCAGGAGCTTGAGCGCCTCCTCGTTCTCGTTCAGGTTGGGGGCGAACCCGCCCTCATCCCCGACCGCGGTGGACAGCCCCCGCTCCTTCAGGATCCCCTTCAGGGTGTGGAAGACCTCGGAGCAGGCGCGGATCGCGTCCCGGACCGTGTCCGGGCCGATCGGGACGAGCATGAACTCCTGGATATCGACGTTGTTGTCCGCATGCTCCCCGCCGTTGAGGACGTTCATCATCGGCCGAGGCAAAAGCGGCTCCCGCGCCCCAGCGATGTAGCGGAAGAGCGGGATCTCCAGGCTGTCGGCCGCCGCGCGCGCCACCGCGAGGGAGACCCCGAGGATCGCGTTTGCCCCCAGCATGCTCTTGTTCTCCGTCCCGTCGAGCTGGAGGAGGAGGCGGTCGATCTTCGCCTGGTCGAGCGCATCCTGGCCGATCACCGCCGGGCCGATCTCGTCCATCACGTTCTTGACCGCCTTCTGCACACCCTTGCCGTGGAACCGGTTTGGATCGCCGTCCCGCAGTTCGAGCGCCTCCCGCGTCCCCTTGGAAGCGCCGGAGGGGATCGCCGCTCGGCCGAACGCCCCGTCCTCGAGCCATACATCGACCTCGATCGTCGGATTCCCGCGCGAATCGAGGATTTCCCGTGCGATTATCTCTTCGATCAGTACCATGAGATGACCTCCTTAGATGTCTAGTCGGAGTATAAACCTCACCGGGCCGGAGGAGCAAGGTCACGGGCCGGGGGGATGACCCCGGACACCCGTCATGAGAGGAGAAGAAAAAAAGCCGGGGCCGAAACTCGGCCCCGGCGGTTCAATCGGTCGTTATTCCTTGTAGATGTCCCAGAGATAGATGTCCATCGTGACGTTCAGGAACGCGCCCTTCACGTTCGGCCGCATGGCGATCACCATCTCGTCGGTCATCGACCACAGCGGGATCCAGGGCACGTCCTGCGCGCTCAGGATCTGGACGGCTTCGTACAGCTTCGCCCGTTTCTTGACGTCGACCGTGGTCGTTGCCACCTCGAGGATGTCCTTGTACGCCTCGTAGTTCGGATGGTGGTTGAAGAACGTCCCCAACCCCTCCGGAGCCTCGGTCGTCCACGGAGCGAGGAAGTTGGAAGTCTCGAGGTAGTCCGGGTGCCAACCGAGGAGGAACATGTCGAAACCGCCTTGCGACATGCGCTCGGTGTAGGCGCCCCACTCCAGGGACTGGATGTTGATCTGGATCACTCCAGTCTCCTCCAGGCTCCCCTTCAGGACCGCCGCCACGTCGGCCTCGGTCGTCCCGTAGTGCTTCGGGGTGTACCACAGGTTGAGCTTGAGCGGGTTATTCTCGTCGTAGCCGGCCTTCTTCAGCAGGGCCTTGGCCTTAGCCAGGTCGCGGTGCGGGAATACATCGATCGCGCCGAAGAACGGGGGATCGACCTTAGGCACCATGGTGTAGATCGGGTCGACCGTTCCGCTGAAGACCTGGTCCTTGATCGCGTCCCGATCGACGGCGTAGCAGATCGCCTGACGGACGAGCGGATCATCGACCGGGGGCTGGGTGACGTTGAACAGGATGTAGCGGATCCCCGGGCTGGGCGGGAAGTACTTCACCACCACGTTCGGGTTGCTCTCCAGGTCCTTGATGTCCTGCGGGCTGAGGGTGCGGAACACGAAGTCCACGTCTCCGGCCTCGATCGCCGCGCGCAGGGCGGCTGCGTCGGAGTACATCTTCTCGATCACGTACTTCGACTTCGGCGCCGGGCCGTAGTAGCCGTCGTACGCCTCGTACTTCACGTACTGATCGGGCTTGTACTCGACGAGCTTGTAGGGTCCGAGCCCGACGTACTTCCCGTTGGCGAAATCGTCCTCCGGGGCGCCGGCATAGATGAGGGCCGGGGCGATCCGGTCGGACATCCGAAGCAGGAAGATCGCGTCAGGCATGGTGAGGGTGATCTTCACCGTCAACGGATCGACAACGTCGATGTGATCGATTACCCCCTTGATCAGCCCGACTCCGCCTTCAGGCCCATCGAGGCGGATCGTCCGGTCGAGGGCCCACTTGACCGCCGCGGCATCGCAGACGGTCCCGTCCCAGAACTTGAGGCCGGGGCGAATGTGGAACGTGTACACCATTCCGTCGGGAGAGATCTCGTAGGACTCAGCCACGTCCGGGACCAGGTTCAGGTCCTCATCGACCTTCATCAAGGCACGCGTGGTGTTGCGGAGCACGTGCCAGGAGAAGTGGTCATAACTGTTGGCGAACGAGAGCTGCGTCACCCGGTCCGTGGTCCCCATGATAAGGGGCTCTTCGGCCGCAATCGCGAACGCGCTGAACGCCAACGCCATCAACAGGAATACACCTAGAATCTTTCGCATGTCTTACCTCCTTGCTCATTACTCTGAAAAATTTTCCAAAAACCGGTACCGTCGTTTTGTTGGGAGCGATCACCTCCTTATTTCCAGACTAAAATGAATCTAGCACACTTGCAATGCAAAGTCAAACCCTCTTCCGCTTCCGCTTCGGATTCACGAGATCGCTTATCCCTTCCCCGATCAGCCCAAACCCGAGCGACAGGGCAATGATCATCAACCCGGGGAAGGTAATCAGCCACCATGACCCCGACTGCAGGAACTTCTGCCCGTTTTGGATGTCGAATCCCCAATCCGGAGCGGGGGGCGGAAGCCCGAACCCGAGGAACGAGAGTGCAGCGACGGTGAGAATCGCATCAGCGAGGTTGAACGAGGAGACGGCCATGATCGCGTTTACGGTGTTGGGGGCGACATGACGCACGATGATCCGCAGGTTTCCTGCTCCGATGGCGCGGACCGCCTCGACATAAGTCGTCTCCCGCACTTGCAGTGCCTCGGCCCGGGTGACGCGGAAGTAGGTGGGGATGTACACAAATCCCACCGCCCAGATCATCGGTCCAATCCCGGCCCCGAACATGGCAACGAGGGTGATGGCGAGGATCATCGACGGGAACGAGTAGATCGCGTCCATGGTCAGAGAGAGCGCCCGGTCGAGGATCCCCCCGAAGTAGCCGGAGATCCAACCGAGGAGCGAGCCGATCGTCATGCTCAACGCCACCGCTCCGAACGCGACAATGATCGACGCCTTCCCCCCGGCGAGGACGCGACTGAACACGTCCCGCTTCAACTGATCCGTTCCCATCCAGTGGTGAACCGACGGCCCTTGGAGCCGGGGGGCATCCCGATACTTCACCGGATCGTACGGGGTGAACCAAGAGTACTGAGCGAGGATCGTCACCAGCATGAAGATGAAGACGATCGCCAGTCCGACCTTGAGGATCGTCTGGTGACGAAGGGCGTGACGGCCGCGGGTGAACCGCAACACAAGCCAATCGAGCAGGCGGGCGAACAAGAACTGGTGGGGTATACCCTCGGTCATTTCAGTACCTCACTCGTGGATCGATCACCGAATATAAGATATCGACGATCAGGTTGATCGCGGAGATGAATATCGCGATGAACACGATCGTCCCCTGGATCGCTGGCCAGTCACGCGCCTCGATCGACCGGACGAGGAAGCTCGCTATCCCGGGCCAGGAGAATACGGTCTCGGTGAGGACCGCTCCCCCCATGAGGATGGCGAACTGGAGCCCGAACACGGTCACGATCGGGATGAGCGCGTTACGCAGTGCATGGGAAAGGATGACTACCCGCTCTCGCACCCCCTTGGCACGGGCGGTGGTGATGTAGTCGGCGTCGAGCACCTCGAGCATGCTCGCCCGCGTCATCCGGCCGAGGAGCCCGGCCTGGGCAAACCCGAGCGTGACCGAAGGGAGGACAAGATGCTTAATAAC is part of the Candidatus Bipolaricaulota bacterium genome and encodes:
- a CDS encoding DNA polymerase III subunit alpha — its product is MSGFIHLHTHSEYSLLDSSCRIPDLLDRAAACGMDALALTDHGVMSGAVKFYRAAQKKGIKPIIGCEIYLAPKSRHDRTPQAGNRYYHLVLLAENEIGYRNLIAIVSRAHTEGFYYKPRADKELLRQYRDGLIALSACESGEIPRLLMAGKEKAAEKAAREYAEIFGKGNFYIELQDHGTDRGKALKEKLIELARRLDLPLVATNDVHYLNPEDRLAHEVLLNIRANKTLSDPDHRTFDGEGYHFRCGDEMEELFADVPEAIENTRVIADRCNLEIPFGKTMIPPFSLPAGESDPNSYLRKLAYQGAKERYGSVEGAVKERLEYELSVIERMNYATYFLIVWDFVRFAREEGIPVGPGRGSAAGSLVAYALGITSVDPLKYNLIFERFLNPERISMPDFDIDFCVRGRDRVIQYVQEKYGKDKMAQIATYDRMAARSVVRDVGRVLGVPYAVTDRLAKLIPFGYRLKVAVEKVAELRDLYETDDKVRQIIDIGLRLEGLSRNTSTHAAGVVIAPDALINHVPLLRLTDGECVTQYDMTDVEAVGLLKFDFLGLRNLTLLDDTCQALRRDGIEIELEKIPLDDPETFALLREGKTAGIFQLESSGMTGLIKRVQPDRFEDLIALLALYRPGPLESGMADEYVERRHGRRPVTYPHPKLKEVLADTYGLPIYQDQLMLMARHLAGFSLAEADILRKAMGKKKKDIMASLREKFIAGCVANGIPRDKATQTFDEMEKFSRYGFNKSHTTAYAFVSYWTAYLKAHYPTHFMASLLTSVQGDTDKVAEYIGECKEMGIEVLPPDINESEHDFTPVAEGKIRFGLGAIKHVGSGAIARIISARGDGYKSFFDLCRRVDGDGVDREALEALIKAGAFDSLGQTRKGLLARLSDGLELMQISRRERTSGQRSFFEVTDSLPVDPTVPAEEFTPEELLTFERELLGLYVSAHPLDRYRELLSLYATPLSAVASLPEGDEALVGGRVKAIRKIATKKGDPMAFVTVEDGRGEVEATVFPRVLATAGDILRVDELIGMRVLSGVRNGTPNLVVQEVFPISDLEKRGSAILLIRLRAEDAVPEKLGLISARLTSDRGRVPVVLRLEGEDGAGIEVRAADRFRVSAAPSLRAAIEELVGEGRVELITGMQTG
- a CDS encoding septum formation initiator family protein, which codes for MRGGDEAQGWIVKPRWGKKIVLIAVLMLVGLLSFIYIDRFLTIRHLHAEIARVTQEERVALAVQNDLRDRLAHADDPATIEYLARKELGLVKPGEEKVIFLKGD
- the eno gene encoding phosphopyruvate hydratase, which codes for MVLIEEIIAREILDSRGNPTIEVDVWLEDGAFGRAAIPSGASKGTREALELRDGDPNRFHGKGVQKAVKNVMDEIGPAVIGQDALDQAKIDRLLLQLDGTENKSMLGANAILGVSLAVARAAADSLEIPLFRYIAGAREPLLPRPMMNVLNGGEHADNNVDIQEFMLVPIGPDTVRDAIRACSEVFHTLKGILKERGLSTAVGDEGGFAPNLNENEEALKLLVEAIEKTGYRPGEDVALALDAAASSFFSDGKYRFTVAGQVETLPADELVAIYEKWVDEYPIISIEDGLAEGDDAGWQLITARLGKKIQIVGDDNFVTNPKLLQRGIDMGIANSILIKLNQIGTVTETLETMDLAHSAGYTCVVSHRSGETEDTSIADLATGTACGQLKSGSISRSERVAKYNRLIRIEEEYELRLADWPARFRP
- a CDS encoding peptide ABC transporter substrate-binding protein, whose translation is MRKILGVFLLMALAFSAFAIAAEEPLIMGTTDRVTQLSFANSYDHFSWHVLRNTTRALMKVDEDLNLVPDVAESYEISPDGMVYTFHIRPGLKFWDGTVCDAAAVKWALDRTIRLDGPEGGVGLIKGVIDHIDVVDPLTVKITLTMPDAIFLLRMSDRIAPALIYAGAPEDDFANGKYVGLGPYKLVEYKPDQYVKYEAYDGYYGPAPKSKYVIEKMYSDAAALRAAIEAGDVDFVFRTLSPQDIKDLESNPNVVVKYFPPSPGIRYILFNVTQPPVDDPLVRQAICYAVDRDAIKDQVFSGTVDPIYTMVPKVDPPFFGAIDVFPHRDLAKAKALLKKAGYDENNPLKLNLWYTPKHYGTTEADVAAVLKGSLEETGVIQINIQSLEWGAYTERMSQGGFDMFLLGWHPDYLETSNFLAPWTTEAPEGLGTFFNHHPNYEAYKDILEVATTTVDVKKRAKLYEAVQILSAQDVPWIPLWSMTDEMVIAMRPNVKGAFLNVTMDIYLWDIYKE
- a CDS encoding ABC transporter permease, encoding MTEGIPHQFLFARLLDWLVLRFTRGRHALRHQTILKVGLAIVFIFMLVTILAQYSWFTPYDPVKYRDAPRLQGPSVHHWMGTDQLKRDVFSRVLAGGKASIIVAFGAVALSMTIGSLLGWISGYFGGILDRALSLTMDAIYSFPSMILAITLVAMFGAGIGPMIWAVGFVYIPTYFRVTRAEALQVRETTYVEAVRAIGAGNLRIIVRHVAPNTVNAIMAVSSFNLADAILTVAALSFLGFGLPPPAPDWGFDIQNGQKFLQSGSWWLITFPGLMIIALSLGFGLIGEGISDLVNPKRKRKRV